Proteins encoded together in one Impatiens glandulifera chromosome 1, dImpGla2.1, whole genome shotgun sequence window:
- the LOC124920476 gene encoding cinnamoyl-CoA reductase 1: MPSHSGETVCVTGAGGFIASWLVKSLLEKGYTVRGTVRNPDDPKNFHLRELEGASERLILCRADLLDYQSLHSAISGCDGVFHTASPVTDDPEEMVEPAVNGTKNIIIAADEAKVRRVVFTSSIGAVTMDPNRAPDAVVDESCWSDLEFCKLTKNWYCYGKAVAEQAAWDEARERGVDLVVINPVLVLGALLQPTPNASIIHILKYLTGSTKTYANSVQAYVDVKDVALAHILVYESPSASGRYLCAESVLHRGDVVDILAKFFPEYPIPNKCKDNGKPRVKPYKFSNQKLKDIGLEFTSVKQSLYETVKSLQDKGHLPLPTQNQNNNDSIRIAS, translated from the exons ATGCCATCTCATTCAGGCGAAACCGTATGTGTCACCGGCGCCGGAGGTTTCATCGCTTCTTGGCTCGTCAAATCACTTCTCGAAAAAGGTTACACCGTAAGAGGCACCGTGAGAAATCCAG ATGATCCTAAGAATTTCCATTTGAGAGAGCTGGAAGGTGCTAGTGAAAGGCTGATTCTATGTAGAGCCGATCTTCTCGATTATCAGAGTTTACACTCGGCGATTAGCGGCTGCGACGGAGTTTTCCATACCGCGTCTCCTGTAACTGACGATCCT GAGGAAATGGTTGAGCCAGCAGTGAATGGGACGAAGAATATAATCATTGCAGCAGATGAAGCAAAAGTTAGGCGGGTTGTGTTCACATCATCTATTGGAGCTGTTACAATGGATCCTAATCGGGCACCTGATGCAGTTGTTGATGAGAGTTGTTGGAGTGATCTGGAATTCTGCAAATTGACCAAG AATTGGTATTGCTATGGAAAGGCAGTGGCAGAGCAAGCAGCGTGGGATGAGGCAAGGGAAAGAGGAGTAGACTTAGTGGTTATAAACCCTGTTCTTGTTCTTGGTGCATTATTGCAACCAACTCCAAATGCTAGTATCATCCATATCCTCAAGTACCTAACTGGCTCAACCAAGACTTATGCAAACTCGGTCCAGGCTTATGTGGATGTTAAAGATGTGGCATTGGCACACATTCTCGTCTACGAATCTCCTTCTGCTTCAGGACGTTATCTATGTGCAGAGAGTGTTCTTCACCGTGGAGATGTGGTGGATATTTTGGCTAAGTTCTTCCCTGAGTATCCTATTCCTAACAA GTGCAAAGATAATGGGAAGCCTAGGGTGAAACCATACAAGTTCTCGAACCAAAAGCTAAAAGACATTGGCTTAGAGTTTACttcggttaaacaaagcttgtATGAGACCGTCAAAAGCCTACAAGACAAGGGCCATCTCCCCTTGCCTACCCAGAATCAGAACAACAACGACTCCATTCGCATCGCCTCTTGA